The window CAGCCGCCCAAGCGCAAGCGCAAGAATTGGAAAAGGCACTGCGCGATTTACAACACGAGCGGACTAAGCTGATTCATACCGAAAGAATTTCCAGTCTCGGTCAATTGGTTGCCAGTCTTGCCCATGAAATCAACAATCCGGTTAACTTTATTTACGGAAACTTGACTTACACTAGCAACTATGTAAAAGACTTACTCACTTTGTTGCATCTTTATCAAGAAGAATATCCCAATTCCAGCTGTGTGATTCAAGCCAAGATTGCAGATATTGACCTCAATTTTCTCATCGAAGATTTGCCGCAAGTTATATCTTCAATGAAAGTAGGTGCCGATCGCATCCGTCAGATTGTTTCATCGCTGCGAACTTTCTCTCGAATGGATGAAAAGGAAATGAAGCTGGTAGAGCTTCACGAGGGCCTTGATAGTACGCTGTTGATCTTGCAAAGTCGTCTCAAAGGCAAAAGCGATCGGCCTCAGATCGAAGTAACCAAAGAGTACGGCGATTTGCCTTTGGTGCAATGCCACGCAGGTCAAATTAATCAAGTATTCATGAACCTTCTGAGCAATGCCATTGATGCCTTAGAAGAAAGTGGAAAATGGGGAGAAGCGCAGAGAGGGAGATATACCCATTACGCATTACCTCAGATTCGCATTCGTACAGAAGTCCTACATCCCGATTATGTGACTGTGCGGATTGCCGATAATGGGCCAGGTGTGACAGAGGAAGTAAAAGCGCAACTATTTGACCCCTTTTTCACTACCAAGCCGGTAGGTAAAGGAACTGGGTTGGGGTTGTCGATCAGCCATCAGATTGTCGTAGAAAAACATAGAGGGTCACTCCAGTGCGTCTCAGAACCCGGACAGGGAACTGAGTTCTGCATTGAAATTCCTATTACTCACAAGCAAAGATCTGCCAATTTTGGGAATAAAAGTTTCGTGCCTGTACCATCTCCCGCAGCTCCTACATTGCAAGGCACTGCGGAAGATAGCGCAAATAAGGAGAGTGCAGCCAGCTCAAACCAAGCAAAAACCAGGAATCCTCCGGGCATTCGCGGCATTTGCGGTTAGCTTTACTCGTTGTCTGCTCGGACTGGTAACGGCTAATCCCCGATCGTGTCTTTTGTTATCTTTGTGAACTAAGGCCCCCACTATAGCTGTACTGAGCTTGGTGGTAGTAGGAAAGGCTTTTTCAGGGTATTTGTGCTTATCAATCGAGTCAGACCAATTTGCAATTTTGTAAATTTTGATTCATTTTGCTCGCCCAATCCAAAATATTATATAAATTTAAACCCAAATTAAAGCAAATTTATCAGAAAAATTTGGCTTTAGTTTAAAATAAAAAGTTGATTATAAGTCAAATTTTAAATGGTTAAGAATTACTGACTTAACAATTTTTACCAAAAATTAAGCATTTGCATAAAAAAGCTTAAAACTTATACGCAACTAATACTAGAAAAGGCTTACCAATGCAGAAGAGTTTAAGCAATTTGGACACAAGAATCAAATGTTCTTCAGGTATAACTATGCTAGGCTCTATATCCCTTCTACCTCGGCTATCCCCTGTGCTCCCTTATGCAGATCGATGTGAAATTGCTTGGATTCAAGATCCCCAAAAACGGAGCGCATTGATGCGAAAAGTTATTGAGCGCATCTGGAACTCTCTGGAAATAAAAGTAGGAGCGATACATGGGTCGTTTCTACTTCAAACGGCAGTGGAAGAAGTAGCCAACCTGTTACATTTAGATTGTTGTAGTTTTTTGTGGTACTTTCCGGAAACGCAAAGGGTTCAAGTAGTCTACGAGGAAGTTCGCAGTCATCAAAAATCTATACAATCTATACAGTGGGGGTATGATTGGATAGAAATTTTTGGCTCGGCAGCAAGTACGCTCACCCAAGGCCAATTGGTAGTCAACTGCGGCTCGTATCCAGCACCATCAGCCTACGGCGGTATTATTAGACTGCTTTCGCGATTGCAGATTGGAGGATTTGCAAAACCCAAATTGAAACTGAACAGGGCAGGGGTTTCCCCTAGCTTACAGATGCAGAGAGACTTCGCCACCCTGTTGGTGCCTGTCTGTAAGGATAGTAGGGATGGAACATCTGGGCAGGAAAGCAGAATAGGATTGATTGCCTGTTTGCGCGATCGCCCTCGTCATTGGTCATCAGCTGAAATTGAAATCGTGCAATTGCTCGCCCAGCAGTTGGAAATCGCCATTCGTCAGACTCAAGTTTACGAACAAAGTCAAAAACAAGCGCAGCGAGAAAAACTGATTAACCAAATTACCAGCCAAACTCGCCAAACGTTCGATTTGGAGACAATTTTAACTTCTGCGATCGGCCAGCTGTTGGACGCCTTGGAAGTAGACCGATGTCTGGTTCACTTGGTAGAAGACTGTCGCGAACCAGAGCGAGGAAGTAAAGGAGAATGCCAAATTTCCATTGGCCAATTTTCCCAAACGAAATCGGAAAGTTTTTGGGAAACAGCCCATCGAGCTGCCTACCGACGCCAGCATCTTTACGAGGTTTATCGAGAACCGTTTTTTGCCTCCATAGATGATTTCGATACCCAAGGGCCGATTACGCAATGGGTAATTCAGCATCTTCAAACGGTTGTTATTAACGATATTACTCAAGATCCGCGCATCGGTACGCAAAATGAAGAATACCAAAAAGCTAGTATTAAATCTTCTTTAGTTGTGCCAGTACAGGCTAATAACGTACTGCACGCCATTCTTTATCTAAACCAATGTTCGTACAATCGGTATTGGTCTAAAAGCGATCGGGAATTAGCCGAAGCAGTTGCTAACCAATTAGCTATCTCGATCCAACAAGCTTGTCTTTATGCCCAAACTCGCGCCTCAATGGAGCGAGAGTCTTTTCTAAGGTTAATCAGCGATCAAATTCGCCGCACTCTCAATTTAAAAACGATCTTACAGACAGCTGTGCGGGAGGTACAAAGCTTATTAAATACAGATCGGGTAGCAATTTATCAATTTACGGAAGACTGCCAAGGTGAGGTGGTTGTAGAACAAACAAAAAACAACAACATCTCTATTCTGGGACAAATGACTCAAAATAGTTGTTTACCGAGTAAGTGCGTTTATCCATACCAAGGAGAAAGAGTAGAGGCTATTAATGATGTATTTAATGGCGACTTAGATGACAGTTACATCAACTCACTGCGGCAATTACAAGTGCGAGCCAGTTTGGTTGTACCTATACCTAGAACGGAAGAATTAGTAGAAACTGCAAATGATAAAGGAGGAGAAAGGGAGCCAAATTCCGCTAGTTTCCCTCTCCCTGCTTCCAGTTCTGTCTGGGGCTTGCTGATCGTCCACGAATGTCAAAAGCCGAGAGTTTGGCAAGAGTGCGAAATAGAGTTGTTACAACAGCTGGCCACTCAGGTAGCGATCGCCATTCAGCAAGCAGAACTGTACGAGCAAGCTCAAAAAAGTGCCACATCGGCTCAAACAAAAGCAGAAGCCTTGGAAAGAGCCATATACGACCTCCAACAGACGCAAGCGCAATTAATTCAGACCGAAAAAATGTCGAGTCTCGGCCAGCTGGTGGCCGGTGTGGCTCACGAAATCAACAATCCAGTCAATTTTATCTACGGGAACCTAACCTACGCAAACAAGTACAGCCAAGACCTGCTAAGGTTAGTAAATCTTTATCAACAAAATTATCCCGAACCTGCCTCTGAGATCCAAGAGTGCGCCCAAGATGTCGATTTGGAATTTATTATTGAAGACTTACCCAAAATTCTATCCTCGATGGAAGTGGGTGCCGATCGCATTCGTCAAATTGTCCTCAGCTTGCGGAATTTCTCCCGCATTGACCAAGCCGAAATGAAACCGGTGGATATTCACGAGGGTATTGACAATACGCTGTTGATCTTGCAAAATCGTCTGAAAGCTAACGCGAGTCGTCCTCAAATCGAAGTTATCAAAGAGTATGGCAACTTGCCCCTGGTAGAGTGCTATGCCGGACAGCTCAATCAAGTGTTTATGAACCTTTTGAGTAATGCGATCGATGCGCTAGAAGAGTTAGAAAATGCTAACGTTCCGACGTTAGAAGGTTTCAGCCCTACCATTCGCATCTGTACGCAGATGTTACAGCCCCGTTATGTCACGGTGAGAATAGCCGATAACGGGCCGGGAATAGCCCCACCAGTAAGGGCTCGACTGTTTGATGCCTTCTTCACCACTAAGCCTGTCGGACGGGGTACAGGGCTTGGCTTGTCCATTAGCTATCAGATTGTCGTCGAAAAACACAGAGGAGCCCTCTGGTGTGAATCAGAACTCGGAAAAGGCTCGGAGTTCTGGATTGAGGTTCCGGTCTGTCCAGATCGGTAGACTTCTTTGCCGCTCAACTCATTCACAATCAGTTAAGTACTCAAACAACATCTGCCATTGGGTACAGTGAAAACCTACCCAATGCCAGGTTTATAGTACATAAAAAATATTGTTTTACTTACTATAATTTAGTAAGGCTAGCTGTATAATAAACATCTTTTTTCATAAAACTTCCCACTTTTAGTAGTGCAGAAAACAGCCTATAAAGCTCCCTTTAGCATATCGTGACTGATTATGGTGTGTTTTAAAACACAAAATTAAGTGACTGATATCACGACTAACCTATGCTACGTTTAGCAGCGCTTTATCGTATATATCAAAATATACTTGTTTATACTCTTACCTTCCCATATGTGTACTTCGGACTTAACCGCCGACCGTTAAGGTTTAAAAGTTAAGGTAACGCAAACAAGGACGGACTGTGCAGTGCATCAAAAGTAAGCGGTCATAATTCAATAAATTGTGAATTTAAGAGGAGTTCAGAAAATGAAATTTACAAAAAAAAATTTTAGCAAGAATTTATACTTTGATTTAATTAGGGAATGGAGAGAACTTTTTTTAATTAAAATAATCTTACTAACACTCATAAATATAATATGGTTTTGGCTAAAGTTATTAATTAGATTTTTAGAATATTTTTCCTCATATAAAACACTAAAAAAAATAAATCTTGCTGCGATATACCGAGGCCAGAAACATATTTATACTTTAAAAAAGCCACAACAAAATATGAAAATTAACCCCGAAAAATTTATAGACTATCGTCAGCAAATATGCGATTGTTTACGCAACGCCAAGACCAAAGTGCAAGCTAAATTGCTAACTCTCAAACAGCCGAACAATAAATTAGAAAACCCAGTCCAAGAGGGCACAGATGAATTACGCATAGCCTTTCAAGAATTGCAGAACAAAATTGCAGAACTTAAGCGAGCAGAAGAAGAACTTAAAGAATCGCTTTCTCTTCAACGAGCAGCTCTTGAATCAACTGTTGACGGCATTCTTGTGGTTAATAAAAATAGAAAAATAGCAACTTATAATCAAAAATTCGTACAGATGTGGCGGATTCCTGCTGATATTATAGCCTTAAAAGATGACAAAGAAGCCCTATCTTTTGTCGTCTATCAGCTAAAGGACCCCGAAAGTTTTCTTGCTAAAGTAGGCGAAATGTACGCCCAACCGGAGGCAGAATCTTGCGATATTTTGGAATTTAAAGATGGCAGAATTTTTGAACGCTATTCAAAGCCTCAGCGTCTGGGAGAAGAAATTGTTGGCCGAGTTTGGAGCTTTAGGGATATTACAGAACGGCGGATGGCAGAGGAAACTATTCGCTATCAGGCTCTGCACGATCTTTTAACCGATTTGCCTAACCGAATACTGTTCAACGAGCGGTTGTCTGGGGCATTAGTAAATGCAAAAAGCAACCAAGGAATGATGGCTGTGATGTTTCTAGATTTGGATCGTTTTAAAACAATCAACGATACCTTAAGTCACGCCTGCGGCGATCAGTTGTTGCAAATGGTTGCCGAACGTCTCACAAGTTCGCTATGGCAGCACGATACGGTTGCTCGCTGGGGAGGGGATGAATTTACTCTGCTGCTACCTCAAATTTCTTGTGCAGAAGATGCTGGTAGAATCGCCCAGGTAATTCTAGATACTCTTAAGCAGCCTTTTAATATCGAAGGACATCAACTTCATATTAGCAGCAGTATTGGTATTTCTTTGTATCCCCATGATGGGCAAGATGGGGAAACACTTTTAAGAAATGCCGATGCCGCCTTACATAGAGCGAAAGAACAAGGTCGCAATAATTACCAGTTTTATACTGCGGCTATGAATTCTCACGCTTCGGAACTGTTGATGTTAGAAAATGAGCTGCACCAAGCTCTAGAACGAGGAGAATTTGTTGTTTACTACCAACCTCAGATTAATACCAACACAGGTAAGATCGCTCAAATGGAAGCTTTGCTGCGTTGGCAGCATCCTGAGTTCGGGTTAGTTTCTCCAGCAAAGTTTATTCCTTTGGCTGAAGAAAACGGTCTCATCATACCGATAGGCGAATGGGTACTGCGGACTGCCTGCACTCAAATTAAGGCTTGGCAGGATGCAGGTTTGCCACCTTTATCCGTAGCAGTTAACCTTTCTGCACGGCAGTTTCAGCAACCCAATTTAGTGGAAATTGTGGCGCGTGTTTTGCAGGAAACAGGTCTGGAGAATCATTTTTTAGAGTTAGAAATTACTGAAAGCGTTGCGATGCAAAATGTGGATTTTAGTAGGGCAATTTTGCAAGAATTGCACAACATGGGTGTGTCTATTTCTATGGATGATTTTGGCACTGGATATTCTTCTCTCAGTTATTTGAAAAAGTTCCCGCTTGATAAACTAAAAATTGACCAGTCTTTTGTGCGCGAGCTGGCGACCGATCCCAACGATGGGGCTATTATTGCGGCGATCGCTGCTTTGGGAAAAGTATTGAATCTTACAATGGTGGCGGAAGGGGTGGAAACAGAAGAGCAAAGGGATTTCTTGCGAAGTCTTGAATGCGAATATATGCAGGGTTATTTGTTTAGCAAGCCGCTATCGCCTCAAGATGCAACCGAACTGCTGCAAAATTATCGATCTAGCCCAAACCCAGTTATAATTTCTTCTAGCTATTGTTCTCTTTGCTTCAATAAGCGCTTTAAGAAAGGATTTGTGCGATAATTGAAAGCTGGCGATCGGTAATCGCTTTTTGCTTGATGTCGGTAAGCAATCTCCCTCCAGAAGTTCGCAAGTTTGTCCCTTACCGCCTTTTGCGCGTTTAGCAGAAATAATTTTTGTTTTCACGAGTTTTTCACATTTAATCACTACACTAAAAATAACTGAACCTACTGAACTTTAGAGCCCAAAACTTCCTAGATAGTCAGGGAATAAATTTATGATGCAAGTCCAGCTTTATTTAGTTACCCATAGCATCTCCGAACTATTTGTTAAAGCTAGTAAATCTGGAAAAATGACTGCGAGCGAGTATTATAAACTAATAGCCACACTCGCAGAAGTTTCAATTAACGAAGAAGATTATCGTTCCGCGAAACGACTTATTCATGCCGTGCGTAGAGGATGGGTGCAAGTCGTGGGTATTGATGCGGCTGGGGAGAATAATACCAGCTGCTTGCCTAGCACAGGATATTAAAACAAAAAAAGACGCGATTATTCGCGCCTCTTCAAACTAAAAACTAATACCTGAATACCTTCTCAAGACTATAGTTTTGTGCCGCATTCAGGACAAAAATTATTACTACCCACATTCTTAGCACCGCAATTAGTGCAATAAATTAACTCGACGGCTTTCTCCAACTTCTTGCGTTCTGGCAAACCAATCATTTGAGAATTGCTCTTACCGGGTGCTACCATCGGATAGCAGTTTTCATCCCTCTTAACGCGGACATCGAGCAAGACGGGGCCATTGTGCGCCAGCATTTGGGCGATCGCATCCTTAAGTTCTGCTCGACGCGATACAACTATCCCCTTAATTCCATAGGCATCTGCCAGCTTCACAAAATCCGGCATTCCGACTTCCATATTAGAGGACGAGTAGCGCTCCTGATA is drawn from Aerosakkonema funiforme FACHB-1375 and contains these coding sequences:
- a CDS encoding ATP-binding protein gives rise to the protein MLDFTTDLEVDRIATARAISAAVVNVSGRQRMLSQRTALFSLRLVCTQDRVEWERLRSVLRDAIDLMEKSHKGLIEGDPDLKLPGNPSSVVKAMYFEPPLNLDRQVRKFILEVRALLQAEQSQLTQDNPHLRYILNATSDELLDALDAVVSQYQTESEAEQLALDINQIELYQHSCAATAAAQAQAQELEKALRDLQHERTKLIHTERISSLGQLVASLAHEINNPVNFIYGNLTYTSNYVKDLLTLLHLYQEEYPNSSCVIQAKIADIDLNFLIEDLPQVISSMKVGADRIRQIVSSLRTFSRMDEKEMKLVELHEGLDSTLLILQSRLKGKSDRPQIEVTKEYGDLPLVQCHAGQINQVFMNLLSNAIDALEESGKWGEAQRGRYTHYALPQIRIRTEVLHPDYVTVRIADNGPGVTEEVKAQLFDPFFTTKPVGKGTGLGLSISHQIVVEKHRGSLQCVSEPGQGTEFCIEIPITHKQRSANFGNKSFVPVPSPAAPTLQGTAEDSANKESAASSNQAKTRNPPGIRGICG
- a CDS encoding GAF domain-containing sensor histidine kinase, giving the protein MRKVIERIWNSLEIKVGAIHGSFLLQTAVEEVANLLHLDCCSFLWYFPETQRVQVVYEEVRSHQKSIQSIQWGYDWIEIFGSAASTLTQGQLVVNCGSYPAPSAYGGIIRLLSRLQIGGFAKPKLKLNRAGVSPSLQMQRDFATLLVPVCKDSRDGTSGQESRIGLIACLRDRPRHWSSAEIEIVQLLAQQLEIAIRQTQVYEQSQKQAQREKLINQITSQTRQTFDLETILTSAIGQLLDALEVDRCLVHLVEDCREPERGSKGECQISIGQFSQTKSESFWETAHRAAYRRQHLYEVYREPFFASIDDFDTQGPITQWVIQHLQTVVINDITQDPRIGTQNEEYQKASIKSSLVVPVQANNVLHAILYLNQCSYNRYWSKSDRELAEAVANQLAISIQQACLYAQTRASMERESFLRLISDQIRRTLNLKTILQTAVREVQSLLNTDRVAIYQFTEDCQGEVVVEQTKNNNISILGQMTQNSCLPSKCVYPYQGERVEAINDVFNGDLDDSYINSLRQLQVRASLVVPIPRTEELVETANDKGGEREPNSASFPLPASSSVWGLLIVHECQKPRVWQECEIELLQQLATQVAIAIQQAELYEQAQKSATSAQTKAEALERAIYDLQQTQAQLIQTEKMSSLGQLVAGVAHEINNPVNFIYGNLTYANKYSQDLLRLVNLYQQNYPEPASEIQECAQDVDLEFIIEDLPKILSSMEVGADRIRQIVLSLRNFSRIDQAEMKPVDIHEGIDNTLLILQNRLKANASRPQIEVIKEYGNLPLVECYAGQLNQVFMNLLSNAIDALEELENANVPTLEGFSPTIRICTQMLQPRYVTVRIADNGPGIAPPVRARLFDAFFTTKPVGRGTGLGLSISYQIVVEKHRGALWCESELGKGSEFWIEVPVCPDR
- a CDS encoding putative bifunctional diguanylate cyclase/phosphodiesterase, with the translated sequence MKINPEKFIDYRQQICDCLRNAKTKVQAKLLTLKQPNNKLENPVQEGTDELRIAFQELQNKIAELKRAEEELKESLSLQRAALESTVDGILVVNKNRKIATYNQKFVQMWRIPADIIALKDDKEALSFVVYQLKDPESFLAKVGEMYAQPEAESCDILEFKDGRIFERYSKPQRLGEEIVGRVWSFRDITERRMAEETIRYQALHDLLTDLPNRILFNERLSGALVNAKSNQGMMAVMFLDLDRFKTINDTLSHACGDQLLQMVAERLTSSLWQHDTVARWGGDEFTLLLPQISCAEDAGRIAQVILDTLKQPFNIEGHQLHISSSIGISLYPHDGQDGETLLRNADAALHRAKEQGRNNYQFYTAAMNSHASELLMLENELHQALERGEFVVYYQPQINTNTGKIAQMEALLRWQHPEFGLVSPAKFIPLAEENGLIIPIGEWVLRTACTQIKAWQDAGLPPLSVAVNLSARQFQQPNLVEIVARVLQETGLENHFLELEITESVAMQNVDFSRAILQELHNMGVSISMDDFGTGYSSLSYLKKFPLDKLKIDQSFVRELATDPNDGAIIAAIAALGKVLNLTMVAEGVETEEQRDFLRSLECEYMQGYLFSKPLSPQDATELLQNYRSSPNPVIISSSYCSLCFNKRFKKGFVR